A region of Syntrophorhabdus sp. DNA encodes the following proteins:
- a CDS encoding tetratricopeptide repeat protein has protein sequence MRNWIAVATIAIVVSMGLMGMGCDKMPWSKSEPKAEPQQPAPPPAQEKPAAAPAEAAKPASGEPSQEVKAHLKQGMSYVSIAKNATSKSVFNENLDNAIAEFSNAITKDPNYAEAYSNRAVAYMLQKKNNKALDDLKKAKEIKPDSATIRYNLASVHSLMGNTDYGLDELDAALSKGFNDYDSLRKDPDINNL, from the coding sequence ATGAGGAATTGGATCGCAGTCGCCACCATAGCTATCGTGGTTTCCATGGGGCTCATGGGAATGGGATGTGACAAGATGCCCTGGTCGAAGTCGGAGCCGAAGGCCGAACCGCAGCAGCCGGCACCCCCGCCCGCGCAGGAAAAGCCTGCCGCCGCTCCCGCCGAAGCCGCAAAGCCTGCCTCGGGAGAACCCAGCCAGGAGGTGAAGGCACACCTGAAACAGGGCATGAGCTACGTGAGCATCGCGAAGAACGCCACCTCGAAAAGCGTCTTCAACGAAAACCTGGACAATGCCATTGCCGAGTTCTCGAACGCGATAACCAAGGACCCGAACTACGCGGAGGCGTATTCGAACAGGGCCGTTGCCTACATGCTTCAGAAGAAGAACAACAAGGCCCTCGACGACCTCAAGAAGGCCAAGGAGATCAAACCGGACAGCGCCACCATCCGGTATAATCTCGCGTCCGTCCATTCACTCATGGGAAACACCGACTACGGTCTGGACGAGCTCGATGCCGCTCTCTCCAAGGGTTTCAACGACTACGACAGCCTGAGGAAGGACCCCGACATCAACAACCT
- a CDS encoding caspase family protein, whose translation MKRRNSLILAALLLLFLVGGSCVALANTTPVTDAHLTSINNSFKQNRIVSGYAELDSYGRVQLKGGYEDDKQVDLAFSLAQTVVGVKWVSPVTPDNIKVKEWEKRIGSLFSRARVLKETGSEGAPGGVRNRYALVVGVGQFKYGIQTLQYTVRDASSFYSFLVNPQGAAFPRSNVYYLTDQTATRDNIMKYLNTIKNAAGPDDLVVVYMSSHGTPPDKFGGVHIVTYDTEVKPRERVWHTAVTENMLKDFVEGLRAKRLVMILDTCYSNGAYRSIPGFLPPGGKSLGADDDEGYGISKDYGKRLLGSKDIVLDEAPKKTSGAAKSVDNQDGYGKVLLSASSAGEKSWESDSLKNSVFTYYFVDGLKRYNGSVKDAFTYSKPLVSQRVKQEKGAEISQTPQAMATNSNWNMRIKKTP comes from the coding sequence ATGAAACGGCGCAACTCACTCATACTGGCCGCGCTTCTCCTGCTCTTTCTGGTGGGGGGAAGCTGCGTGGCCCTTGCGAACACCACACCGGTCACGGACGCGCACCTCACCAGCATCAACAATAGCTTCAAACAGAACAGGATAGTGAGCGGATATGCCGAGCTCGACTCCTACGGGCGGGTCCAGCTCAAAGGGGGCTACGAGGACGACAAACAGGTCGACCTCGCCTTCTCCCTCGCCCAGACCGTCGTCGGCGTCAAGTGGGTATCGCCGGTAACACCGGACAATATAAAAGTCAAGGAATGGGAGAAGAGGATCGGAAGCCTCTTCAGCCGTGCCCGCGTCCTCAAGGAAACAGGGTCCGAAGGAGCCCCCGGGGGCGTGCGGAACCGGTACGCCCTTGTTGTCGGCGTTGGGCAGTTCAAGTACGGCATCCAAACCCTGCAGTACACGGTCAGGGACGCATCGAGCTTCTACAGTTTCCTCGTCAATCCCCAGGGGGCGGCATTCCCGCGGAGCAACGTCTACTATCTTACCGACCAGACCGCGACCAGGGACAACATCATGAAGTACCTCAACACGATAAAGAACGCTGCCGGTCCCGACGACCTGGTGGTCGTCTACATGAGCAGTCACGGCACCCCCCCTGACAAGTTCGGGGGAGTCCATATCGTCACCTACGACACCGAGGTCAAGCCCCGCGAGCGTGTCTGGCACACGGCCGTCACGGAGAACATGCTCAAGGATTTCGTCGAGGGCTTACGGGCCAAACGGCTCGTCATGATCCTCGACACATGCTACAGCAACGGCGCCTACCGGTCCATTCCGGGCTTCCTGCCTCCCGGAGGCAAGTCTCTCGGCGCCGACGATGATGAAGGCTACGGCATATCCAAAGACTACGGGAAGAGACTTCTCGGCTCAAAGGACATCGTGCTCGATGAGGCGCCGAAGAAGACCTCGGGAGCGGCAAAGAGCGTCGACAACCAGGACGGCTACGGCAAGGTGCTGCTGTCGGCAAGCAGCGCGGGCGAAAAGTCATGGGAATCGGACAGCCTCAAGAACAGCGTCTTCACCTATTATTTTGTCGATGGACTGAAGCGGTACAATGGCTCCGTGAAGGACGCCTTCACATACTCGAAGCCTCTCGTTTCCCAGAGGGTCAAGCAGGAAAAGGGGGCCGAGATCAGCCAGACGCCGCAGGCCATGGCCACCAACAGCAACTGGAACATGCGCATCAAGAAAACACCCTGA